The following is a genomic window from Mycoplasma bradburyae.
AAGCGTAGTGGGCTAATAACACTTGACCAGCAGCGTCACCGATAACATAGATTGAATCACAAGAAGTTTGTAATTTATCATTTAACTTAATTCGGCCACGTTCATCTCTAGCAACATTAAATGAACCGAACACTTGATCATTAACAACGCGACCAACTGATTCTAAGATATATTGAGCTGGTAGTTGGTAAGCAGTTCCCTTATCTTCGTAAATAATTGAACCTGTTTGGTAACCTAAAATCTTAGCATTATAAACAACATTAACACCTAATGACTTCATCTTTTTAGCCATGAAATCACTAGCATCCTTATCAAGAGTTTCGCATAAACGATCAACAGCTTGAAGAATAGTTACATTGGTTCCTAATGAAGCGTATAAGCTTGCAAATTCGATACCAATTACACCACCACCTATTACAACTAGTGATTGTGGCACTTGAGGTAATTCTAATGCTCTTGTAGAATCGATAATCACACCTTCAGCACGACCTTGATCAAATCCAGGAAGAGATAATTTTCTTGGAGAAGAACCAGTAGCAACAATAATGTTTTTAGCTGTAATGTACTGATTATTTACGCTAACAGTATGACCATCAATAATCACAGCTTCACCAACGATAGTTTCAGCTTTAGCTGTTTTTAAGATAGTTTTAACACCATTTACTAACTTATTAACTACTGCGTTTTTTCTATTTAAAACATTTTGTCAATTGATAGTTGGATTCGGATTAGCTAAATCTAGACCATATTCAGAAGATTTGCTAATGTAGTGTTTAACTTTAGCAGTTTGTAATAAAGCTTTAGTTGGAATACAACCAACATTTAAACAAACACCACCATAAGTTCCTCGTTCAATTACAAGGGTCTTAAGACCGTTTTTAGCAGCGTGTTCACCTGCTACATATCCACCAGGACCAGCCCCGATGACAATGACATCATAGTTATACATACTATTTAAATTTATTAGAAAGATCTCTTATTTTATTAGATTAATAAACCATCAAGGTTTTCGATAATTTCTCTTAATGTTTTAGCGAAACGACCGATGTCAGCCCCATCAATTCATCTGTGGTCAGCTGCGATTGTAATAGGCATAATTTGCTTAACTAGAATTTGGTTATCAGGAGTTCTTGATAATCTTTCTTCAACTGTACCAGTAGCAATGATTGCAACTTCAGGGAATTTAATGATTGGAGTACCGAATAAAGCGCCGATAGAACCAAAGTTAGTTACACTAATAGTCCCTTCAGATAAATCAGCTAAACCTAATTTCTTAGAACGAGCTTTCTCAGCTAACGTAGTTACTTCTTTAGCGATCTCAATAATTGATTTATCTTGAGCGGCTTTAATGTTTGGAACCATTAAACCATCAGCAGTATCAACAGCAATACCTAAGTTAACATTTTTCTTTAAAACTAATCTGTTGTTAGTTTTGTCGTATTGAGAATTAAAGATAGGGTAACTAGCGATAGTTTTAGTAATTGCTTTTAGTAAGAATGGTAAGAATGATAACTTAACTTGGTGGTTAGCTAAAACTGCATCTTTAACTTGTTTTCTGTAAGCAACTAATTTAGTTACATCAAAGTTGAAAGTTAAAACAGTTGTAGGAATTTCATCATTAGCAGTAGTCATTGCCTTAGCAATAGCTTTTCTAACTGATGTAATTTCTTGATAAGTTTCATTAGCGTTAGCACTTGCAGGAGCAGATGAACCAGCAGAAGCAAATACATCACTAGAAAATACCTTAGCACCGTTAGCAGGAGTTACATTAGCTAAATTTACATTTAAATCACTAGCAACAGCTTGAGCTAAAGGAGTAGCTGCAAAACTTGGAGTAGCAGGGGCAGGAGTAGGAGTTGAGAAAGCAGGAGTTGATGAACTTGAACCACCTTGATCACCAAATAATCCGAATAAAGTATTAGATACTTTAACTTCACCTACTACAGAAGCGCCACCACCGCCTGATTCACCAGAATCAGCAGCAGGAGCAGGAGCAGCAGCTGGAGTGCTTGGGAATGAGAAAGCAGGAGCAGCAGCAGGAGCTGGAGCAGCTGAAGGGAATCCAAATGCTGGAGCAGCTGGAGCTGGAGCAGCGTGACTAGCAGCAGGAGCAGCAGCTGGAGCTGAACCATCACCATTAAGAATTAACATTACTTCACCAACGTGAACAGTTTGTCCAACAGAAGCAAGAATTGAAGTAACAACTCCACCTTGAGGAGCTGGTAAGTCAGTTGTAACTTTATCAGTTTCAACTGAGAACATAGGATCACCTTCTTTAATTGTGTCACCTACTTTAACGTAGATTTGAGCCACAACACCTTCGTGAAGTCCTTCACCAACGTCTGTAAATTTGTATTCAAACATGTTTTATTTTATCTTTCTATAAATTATGAA
Proteins encoded in this region:
- the lpdA gene encoding dihydrolipoyl dehydrogenase, with product MYNYDVIVIGAGPGGYVAGEHAAKNGLKTLVIERGTYGGVCLNVGCIPTKALLQTAKVKHYISKSSEYGLDLANPNPTINWQNVLNRKNAVVNKLVNGVKTILKTAKAETIVGEAVIIDGHTVSVNNQYITAKNIIVATGSSPRKLSLPGFDQGRAEGVIIDSTRALELPQVPQSLVVIGGGVIGIEFASLYASLGTNVTILQAVDRLCETLDKDASDFMAKKMKSLGVNVVYNAKILGYQTGSIIYEDKGTAYQLPAQYILESVGRVVNDQVFGSFNVARDERGRIKLNDKLQTSCDSIYVIGDAAGQVLLAHYAYHHATYAVDIILGRKPKSVEPLMTPGCIYTYPEVSTIGYTEQQLKEKGIEYVVAKMPMAINGKAIADGSTDGFIKFMFGKKYGEVLGCVLIASTASDMISEIALAMENELTVFELEQAIHPHPTIAEVISECAKQAIYTHFNNKH
- a CDS encoding dihydrolipoamide acetyltransferase family protein — translated: MFEYKFTDVGEGLHEGVVAQIYVKVGDTIKEGDPMFSVETDKVTTDLPAPQGGVVTSILASVGQTVHVGEVMLILNGDGSAPAAAPAASHAAPAPAAPAFGFPSAAPAPAAAPAFSFPSTPAAAPAPAADSGESGGGGASVVGEVKVSNTLFGLFGDQGGSSSSTPAFSTPTPAPATPSFAATPLAQAVASDLNVNLANVTPANGAKVFSSDVFASAGSSAPASANANETYQEITSVRKAIAKAMTTANDEIPTTVLTFNFDVTKLVAYRKQVKDAVLANHQVKLSFLPFLLKAITKTIASYPIFNSQYDKTNNRLVLKKNVNLGIAVDTADGLMVPNIKAAQDKSIIEIAKEVTTLAEKARSKKLGLADLSEGTISVTNFGSIGALFGTPIIKFPEVAIIATGTVEERLSRTPDNQILVKQIMPITIAADHRWIDGADIGRFAKTLREIIENLDGLLI